A DNA window from Sylvia atricapilla isolate bSylAtr1 chromosome W, bSylAtr1.pri, whole genome shotgun sequence contains the following coding sequences:
- the LOC136373442 gene encoding transcription cofactor vestigial-like protein 1 has translation MEETRKLSPKLNKSKEPVKTEWGSQSMVFTYFQEDINSMVDEHFSRALSNAKNPQDLSTEHRGETVVLKNDSMSPHQWYFSSCCYKPYPSSSSTSMANSALNFSAAGVVGQCQRSSLHSHPAQPADFWSFPPTGTPSVTSSVYPHIFPDLYAADELISDRKYSSLLGLLQQERCLISMQECTMKQHSSSACMTGPARLQNMSQSSAPRGERKESSYQGSENHSVGHATAISDARKIEQPLLCTSSTHVVALLLFAPTNPPYCWVSCSKKLFPKHSGFHIFIDLSILVIPPVYSDS, from the exons atggaagaaacaaGGAAGCTTTCCCCAAAgctaaataaaagcaaagagcCTGTGAAAACAGAATGGGGATCTCAGAGCATGGTGTTCACCTATTTCCAAGAGGACATTAACAGCATGGTAGATGAACATTTTTCTAGAGCTCTCAGCAATGCCAAGAACCCCCAAGacctgagcacagagcacaggggtGAGACTGTTGTCCTGAAAAACG ACAGCATGTCTCCCCATCAGTGGTATTTCTCTTCATGTTGCTACAAACCATATCCATCATCTTCTTCAACAAGCATGGCAAATTCTGCTCtgaatttttctgctgctggtgtggtAGGCCAGTGCCAGCGATCATCTCTGCATAGTCATCCGGCTCAACCTGCAGATTTCTGGTCCTTCCCTCCAACTGGGACTCCCAGTGTCACCAGTTCAGTGTATCCTCACATCTTCCCTGACCTCTATGCAGCTGATGAGCTGATCTCTGACAGGAAATACAGTTCTCTTCTTGGCCTTCTGCAACAGGAAAGGTGCTTAATATCCATGCAAGAATGCACCATGAAGCAACATTCAAGTTCTGCTTGTATGACTGGACCTGCAAGGTTACAAAATATGAGTCAAAGTTCAGCTCCTAGGGGAG agaggaaagaaagctCTTACCAAGGCTCAGAAAATCACAGTGTAGGCCATGCCACTGCAA TTTCAGATGCCAGAAAGATAGAACAGCCCTTGCTTTGTACCTCAAGCACACATGTGgtagcactgctgctgtttgcaccAACAAACCCACCATACTGCTGGGTGAGTTGTTCTAAGAAATTATTCCCAAAGCATTCAGGCTTCCATATTTTTATTGATCTCTCGATACTGGTCATACCCCCAGT GTATTCAGATTCATGA